One Cyclopterus lumpus isolate fCycLum1 chromosome 7, fCycLum1.pri, whole genome shotgun sequence DNA window includes the following coding sequences:
- the tns2a gene encoding tensin-2 isoform X1: MISEKMNKGGKGEPHVFKEKTFKKRRQCSVCRQNVDNVGSFCRVCKTATHRKCEAKVTSACIPAPSNDLQRRGTAPSRHIQHLGSTKSLTYTKQRNTLPRSFSVDRVMERVMERHYDFDLTYITERIISVFFPPKLEEQRYRLNLKEVAAMLKSKHQDKFLLLNLSERRHDINRLNTKVHDFGWPDLHAPPLDKICAICKAMETWLTSDPQHVVVLHCKGHKGKTGVIIAAYMHYSKISAGADQALSTLAMRKFCEDKVSSSLQPSQNRYIYYFGGLLSGAIKMNSSPLFLHQVLIPSLPNFQGEGGYSPFLKVYQSMQLVYTSGIYDLQGTGGRRLCVTIEPALLLKGDVMVKCYHRRAQSADRDTVFRLQFHTCTIHGSQLWFGKGELDEACTDERFPSDATVEFVFSSGPEKIKGREYQKNDPAVTVDYNTADPVVRWDSYENFNQRYQDNLEVDIAHTRGPVDGSLYAQIKKRRGPGSGSLTSTNGSSPVAGVEEGRPGHVIVHGSDSALSAHSAHLNQSSVHPERQEDPVRPLPPTRQEREELERLLGGIEGNRDGERETAILDDGESLPSERSGTLRLSRSCSCRTGYRSQRCAEPGCDRTLLMPNGYCLDRAPGTNGHHGATPSASPNPASPPSHMDLCQHYSPHSHQSLPPPDLVWDRQSGPPHYLHRSCSEAPSSRHICPYPSPDPHSHNHPHHHPLSAPSRLCCREDDYGPYHHPPPPHSHHHPHLHHPKPSTSPTYHDIMLLDGLPSPGCSCRDCSIRRDDSAAYQSLRLDQGDGFHWDREAELQQREVGLRRAREAELPRGSELHWERDPGLRRGREMSLHWERDREAELQWERDREAEYWHRRATVASYGPQGHDLPAFNFDPLPSGHPAYPEASRSHAHSHLDLKYSSSSSGYQTPRQACPCSPYQPSPSESRGYASGYQSESTSPLPPASSMTGPCSHSNGPADHNHHHPDSQQSYGSDSHTEGQSVGWRDHITHGSFRRVHRDGHAACSTPSDMSGPSTPVHTSSPLRTEESPSPGGREYEIRTTDIIGSDYEAPGPEDGHYRADLIARESPESQRSSTGPPPPPARDAQPHTTTPAQTEPPPTTPRLQHCCPNTPPASTTQKPSPLDSATTTTSTQGLCRAPSSPIRAPSEPQPLALQSPHPSEAAALPSTVAQAVPQPQTQGSGLARPAQVTGSSPTGEPHPEISKPVLVLNATPHNATSAPASPASPSSAQPASSSMEGSPVSDAPVPGFATLSRRLMLSGPDPHHPNHIQQHGPPHHHYPGTEHSAAGHTSAPDPTKRPCYSAHPPQLSPSSYSNYSTISIPLPHPQPPLPEKRHLPVQPGSPGDGAGTLKPATGHTPPSAAQHQLHVTFSPTVGEIVPPAGKNDGVPSVESENGNRVSVKFVQDSSRFWYKPGISREQAIAALKEREPGAFLIRDSNSFQGAYGLALKVATPPPNVNNHGGKASDPLEQLVRHFLIETGPRGVKIKGCQNEPYFGSLSALVYQHSITPISLPCALKITEKDLIGEVPEVQSVNNISTAADLLKQGAACNVLYLNSVETESLTGPQAIAKATDSSLGRNPRPAATVVQFKVTSQGITLTDSQRRVFFRRHYPVGSVTFSSIDPKDRRWTNSDNTGVKVFGFVAKKPGSLAENVCHLFAELDPEQPASAIVNFINKVMLSQRR; this comes from the exons GTGACCTCGGCCTGCATCCCGGCCCCCTCCAATGATCTG CAGCGTAGAGGGACCGCTCCGTCCCGACACATCCAGCACCTG GGGTCCACCAAGTCGCTGACCTATACCAAACAGAGAAACACCCTGCCGAG GAGCTTCAGCGTGGACCGCGTGAtggagagagtgatggagcGGCACTACGACTTCGACCTGACCTACATCACGGAGAGGATCATCTCCGTGTTTTTCCCCCCGaagctggaggagcagcggTACCGCCTCAACCTGAAGGAGGTGGCGGCCATGCTCAAGTCCAAACACCAGGACAAGTTTCTG CTCCTGAACCTCTCCGAGAGGCGCCACGATATCAACCGGCTGAATACCAAG GTCCATGACTTCGGCTGGCCCGACCTCCACGCCCCACCGCTCGATAAGATCTGTGCCATATGCAAGGCCATGGAGACGTGGCTGACCTCCGACCCCCAGCACGTGGTGGTCCTGCACTGCAAG GGCCACAAAGGTAAAACGGGCGTGATTATTGCAGCCTACATGCACTACAGCAAGATCTCCGCGGG ggcgGACCAGGCTCTCAGTACTCTGGCCATGAGGAAGTTCTGTGAAGATAAGGTGTCCTCTTCCCTCCAGCCGTCCCAGAACAG GTATATCTATTACTTTGGGGGCCTCCTGTCCGGGGCGATCAAGATGAACAGCagtcctctcttcctccaccaagTTCTTATCCCATCGCTCCCCAACTTCCAGGGAGAAGGag GTTATTCCCCCTTCCTGAAGGTCTACCAGTCCATGCAGCTGGTCTACACTTCGGGCATATA TGACCTTCAAGGCACCGGAGGCCGGCGGCTGTGTGTGACCATCGAACCGGCGCTGCTGCTGAAGGGTGACGTCATG GTCAAGTGCTACCACAGGCGAGCCCAGAGCGCTGACAGAGACACCGTGTTCAGGTTGCAGTTTCACACCTGCACCATCCACGGATCTCAGCTCTGGTTCGGCAAAGGGGAGTTGGACGAAGCTTGTACTG ATGAGCGTTTTCCATCTGACGCCACAGTTGAGTTTGTCTTCTCCTCTGGACCTGAGAAAATCAAAG GCCGCGAGTACCAGAAGAACGACCCGGCTGTCACAGTCGACTACAACACAGCCGACCCTGTGGTCCGCTGGGATTCCTATGAGAACTTTAACCAGCGATACCAGGACAACCTGGAGG TCGATATTGCCCACACCCGAGGTCCCGTAGATGGAAGTCTCTACGCTCAGATAAAGAAGCGCCGAGGTCCCGGCTCCGGATCTCTCACCTCAACCAATGGCAGCAGCCCAGTGGCAGGCGTTGAGGAAGGCAGGCCAGGTCATGTCATCGTTCACGGTTCTGACTCCGCCCTCTCGGCCCATTCCGCCCATTTGAACCAATCGTCCGTCCATCCGGAGCGCCAGGAGGATCCCGTCCGTCCGCTGCCCCCGACccggcaggagagagaggagctggagcGTCTTCTCGGAGGCATAGAGGGGAACCGGGATGGAGAGCGAGAGACGGCCATCTTGGACGACGGAGAGTCTCTGCCCTCCGAGAGGAGCGGGACGCTGAGGCTTAGTCGGTCCTGCTCCTGCCGGACCGGGTACCGGTCCCAGCGTTGTGCCGAGCCCGGCTGCGACCGCACCCTCCTCATGCCCAATGGTTACTGCCTCGACCGGGCCCCCGGTACCAATGGGCACCATGGGGCGACCCCTTCTGCCAGCCCCAACCCAGCGTCTCCTCCCTCACACATGGATCTGTGCCAGCACTACAGCCCCCACTCCCACCAGTCCCTTCCGCCTCCAGATCTGGTGTGGGACCGCCAGAGTGGCCCGCCGCACTACCTGCACCGCTCCTGCTCGGAGGCTCCCTCATCTCGACATATCTGCCCCTACCCGTCGCCAGACCCTCACTCTCACAACCACCCGCATCACCACCCACTGTCGGCCCCGAGTCGCCTCTGCTGTCGAGAGGACGACTACGGCCCCTAtcaccaccctcctccacctcacagCCACCACCATCCCCACCTGCACCACCCCAAACCCTCCACCAGCCCGACCTACCACGACATAATGCTACTGGATGGCCTGCCCTCCCCCGGCTGCTCTTGCAGAGACTGCAGCATCAGGAGAGACGACTCGGCGGCCTATCAGAGCCTGAGGCTGGACCAAGGTGACGGCTTccactgggacagagaggcggAGCTTCAGCAGAGGGAGGTGGGGCTTAGGAGAGCCAGGGAGGCGGAGTTACCCAGAGGTTCAGAGCTCCACTGGGAGCGGGATCCTGGGCTGAGACGAGGCAGAGAGATGTCCCTCcactgggagagagacagggaggccGAGCTGCAGTGGGAGcgggacagagaggcagaaTATTGGCACAGGAGGGCCACCGTGGCCTCCTACGGCCCACAGGGCCACGATCTGCCGGCCTTCAACTTTGACCCCTTGCCGTCGGGTCACCCAGCTTACCCAGAGGCGTCGCGGTCCCATGCTCATTCCCACCTGGACCTGaagtacagcagcagcagcagcgggtaCCAAACTCCCCGCCAGGCGTGCCCCTGCTCGCCGTACCAGCCCTCACCGTCTGAAAGCCGGGGCTACGCCTCGGGCTACCAGTCCGAGTCCACGTCCCCACTGCCCCCGGCATCTTCCATGACGGGGCCCTGCAGCCATAGCAACGGGCCGGCAGACCACAACCATCACCATCCAGACTCACAGCAGTCATACGGCTCTGACTCACACACTG AAGGCCAAAGCGTGGGCTGGAGGGACCACATTACCCACGGTTCCTTTAGGAGGGTCCACAGAGACGGCCACGCCGCATGCTCCACGCCGTCTGACATGTCTGGACCTTCAACCCCCGTGCACACCAGCAGCCCTCTACGCACAGAGGAAAG CCCCAgtccaggagggagggagtaCGAGATCCGGACCACGGACATCATCGGCAGTGACTACGAGGCTCCCGGGCCGGAGGACGGACACTATCGCGCTGACCTCATCGCCCGGGAATCCCCGGAAAGCCAAAGAAGCAGCACAgggccgccgccgccaccggcCAGAGACGCGCagccacacacaaccacacctGCGCAGACGGAGCCGCCCCCCACCACGCCCCGCCTGCAGCACTGTTGCCCAAATACCCCGCCAGCATCGACGACGCAGAAACCGTCTCCTTTGGATTCTGCAACGACGACCACATCAACCCAGGGGCTCTGCCGGGCCCCCTCGTCCCCCATCCGGGCTCCGTCTGAACCCCAGCCTCTCGCTCTCCAGAGCCCCCATCCCTCAGAGGCTGCCGCTCTGCCTTCCACTGTGGCACAGGCGGTGCCCCAGCCTCAGACCCAAGGCAGCGGATTGGCAAGACCAGCACAGGTCACAGGGTCTTCTCCCACCGGGGAACCACACCCAGAAATCTCAAAACCCGTGTTGGTACTCAACGCAACGCCACACAACGCCACCTCTGCCCCCGCATCTCCAGCTTCACCTTCGTCCGCCCAGCCGGCCTCCAGCAGTATGGAGGGCTCCCCGGTCTCTGATGCGCCGGTTCCTGGCTTCGCCACTTTGAGTCGGAGGCTGATGCTGAGTGGGCCCGACCCCCACCACCCAAACCACATCCAGCAGCACGGGCCCCCGCACCACCACTACCCCGGCACGGAGCACAGCGCTGCTGGGCACACATCCGCTCCGGACCCCACCAAGAGGCCCTGCTACTCCGCTCACCCTCCTCAGCTCTCCCCGTCCTCTTACTCCAATTACTCCACCATCTCCatccccctccctcacccccaGCCGCCGCTGCCAGAGAAGCGCCACCTGCCCGTTCAGCCGGGCTCGCCCGGCGACGGCGCGGGAACGCTAAAGCCGGCCACGGGACACACGCCACCCTCCGCCGCCCAGCACCAGCTCCATGTCACCTTCTCTCCCACCGTGGGGGAAATTGTACCCCCCGCAGGCAAAAACGACGGAGTGCCGTCTGTGGAGAGTGAGAACGGGAATAGGGTCAGTGTGAAGTTCGTCCAGGACAGTTCAAGGTTCTGGTACAAGCCCGGAATCTCCAGAGAGCAAG CAATCGCAGCTCTGAAGGAGCGAGAGCCGGGGGCCTTCCTGATCCGGGACAGCAACTCTTTCCAGGGGGCCTACGGCCTGGCCCTGAAGGTGGCCACACCTCCTCCCAATGTCAACAACCACGGTGGCAAGG CGAGCGACCCTCTGGAACAGCTGGTCAGACACTTCCTCATCGAAACCGGCCCTCGAGGAGTGAAGATCAAAGGGTGCCAGAATGAGCCCTACTTTG GGAGTCTGTCTGCATTGGTCTACCAGCACTCCATCACGCCCATCTCTTTGCCCTGCGCCCTGAAGATCACAGAGAAAG ATCTTATAGGGGAGGTGCCGGAGGTTCAATCAGTGAATAACATCAGCACCGCTGCTGACCTGCTGAAACAAGGAGCAG cctGTAACGTCCTGTACCTGAACTCGGTGGAAACAGAGTCTCTAACCGGCCCCCAGGCCATCGCCAAGGCGACCGACTCGTCCTTGGGTCGTAACCCCCGCCCCGCCGCTACGGTGGTCCAGTTCAAGGTGACGTCTCAGGGCATCACGCTGACCGACAGCCAGCGCCG GGTTTTCTTCCGGAGACATTACCCAGTGGGCAGCGTGACCTTCAGCAGCATCGACCCCAAGGACCGGAG GTGGACTAACTCAGACAACACCGGCGTTAA gGTGTTCGGTTTCGTGGCCAAGAAGCCGGGCAGTTTGGCCGAGAACGTCTGCCACCTGTTTGCCGAGTTGGACCCCGAGCAGCCCGCCTCCGCCATCGTCAACTTCATCAACAAGGTCATGTTGTCTCAGCGCCGGTAG
- the tns2a gene encoding tensin-2 isoform X4, which produces MISEKMNKGGKGEPHVFKEKTFKKRRQCSVCRQNVDNVGSFCRVCKTATHRKCEAKVTSACIPAPSNDLQRRGTAPSRHIQHLGSTKSLTYTKQRNTLPRSFSVDRVMERVMERHYDFDLTYITERIISVFFPPKLEEQRYRLNLKEVAAMLKSKHQDKFLLLNLSERRHDINRLNTKVHDFGWPDLHAPPLDKICAICKAMETWLTSDPQHVVVLHCKGHKGKTGVIIAAYMHYSKISAGADQALSTLAMRKFCEDKVSSSLQPSQNRYIYYFGGLLSGAIKMNSSPLFLHQVLIPSLPNFQGEGGYSPFLKVYQSMQLVYTSGIYDLQGTGGRRLCVTIEPALLLKGDVMVKCYHRRAQSADRDTVFRLQFHTCTIHGSQLWFGKGELDEACTDERFPSDATVEFVFSSGPEKIKGREYQKNDPAVTVDYNTADPVVRWDSYENFNQRYQDNLEVDIAHTRGPVDGSLYAQIKKRRGPGSGSLTSTNGSSPVAGVEEGRPGHVIVHGSDSALSAHSAHLNQSSVHPERQEDPVRPLPPTRQEREELERLLGGIEGNRDGERETAILDDGESLPSERSGTLRLSRSCSCRTGYRSQRCAEPGCDRTLLMPNGYCLDRAPGTNGHHGATPSASPNPASPPSHMDLCQHYSPHSHQSLPPPDLVWDRQSGPPHYLHRSCSEAPSSRHICPYPSPDPHSHNHPHHHPLSAPSRLCCREDDYGPYHHPPPPHSHHHPHLHHPKPSTSPTYHDIMLLDGLPSPGCSCRDCSIRRDDSAAYQSLRLDQGDGFHWDREAELQQREVGLRRAREAELPRGSELHWERDPGLRRGREMSLHWERDREAELQWERDREAEYWHRRATVASYGPQGHDLPAFNFDPLPSGHPAYPEASRSHAHSHLDLKYSSSSSGYQTPRQACPCSPYQPSPSESRGYASGYQSESTSPLPPASSMTGPCSHSNGPADHNHHHPDSQQSYGSDSHTEGQSVGWRDHITHGSFRRVHRDGHAACSTPSDMSGPSTPVHTSSPLRTEESPSPGGREYEIRTTDIIGSDYEAPGPEDGHYRADLIARESPESQRSSTGPPPPPARDAQPHTTTPAQTEPPPTTPRLQHCCPNTPPASTTQKPSPLDSATTTTSTQGLCRAPSSPIRAPSEPQPLALQSPHPSEAAALPSTVAQAVPQPQTQGSGLARPAQVTGSSPTGEPHPEISKPVLVLNATPHNATSAPASPASPSSAQPASSSMEGSPVSDAPVPGFATLSRRLMLSGPDPHHPNHIQQHGPPHHHYPGTEHSAAGHTSAPDPTKRPCYSAHPPQLSPSSYSNYSTISIPLPHPQPPLPEKRHLPVQPGSPGDGAGTLKPATGHTPPSAAQHQLHVTFSPTVGEIVPPAGKNDGVPSVESENGNRVSVKFVQDSSRFWYKPGISREQAIAALKEREPGAFLIRDSNSFQGAYGLALKVATPPPNVNNHGGKASDPLEQLVRHFLIETGPRGVKIKGCQNEPYFGSLSALVYQHSITPISLPCALKITEKDLIGEVPEVQSVNNISTAADLLKQGAACNVLYLNSVETESLTGPQAIAKATDSSLGRNPRPAATVVQFKVTSQGITLTDSQRRVFFRRHYPVGSVTFSSIDPKDRRVFGFVAKKPGSLAENVCHLFAELDPEQPASAIVNFINKVMLSQRR; this is translated from the exons GTGACCTCGGCCTGCATCCCGGCCCCCTCCAATGATCTG CAGCGTAGAGGGACCGCTCCGTCCCGACACATCCAGCACCTG GGGTCCACCAAGTCGCTGACCTATACCAAACAGAGAAACACCCTGCCGAG GAGCTTCAGCGTGGACCGCGTGAtggagagagtgatggagcGGCACTACGACTTCGACCTGACCTACATCACGGAGAGGATCATCTCCGTGTTTTTCCCCCCGaagctggaggagcagcggTACCGCCTCAACCTGAAGGAGGTGGCGGCCATGCTCAAGTCCAAACACCAGGACAAGTTTCTG CTCCTGAACCTCTCCGAGAGGCGCCACGATATCAACCGGCTGAATACCAAG GTCCATGACTTCGGCTGGCCCGACCTCCACGCCCCACCGCTCGATAAGATCTGTGCCATATGCAAGGCCATGGAGACGTGGCTGACCTCCGACCCCCAGCACGTGGTGGTCCTGCACTGCAAG GGCCACAAAGGTAAAACGGGCGTGATTATTGCAGCCTACATGCACTACAGCAAGATCTCCGCGGG ggcgGACCAGGCTCTCAGTACTCTGGCCATGAGGAAGTTCTGTGAAGATAAGGTGTCCTCTTCCCTCCAGCCGTCCCAGAACAG GTATATCTATTACTTTGGGGGCCTCCTGTCCGGGGCGATCAAGATGAACAGCagtcctctcttcctccaccaagTTCTTATCCCATCGCTCCCCAACTTCCAGGGAGAAGGag GTTATTCCCCCTTCCTGAAGGTCTACCAGTCCATGCAGCTGGTCTACACTTCGGGCATATA TGACCTTCAAGGCACCGGAGGCCGGCGGCTGTGTGTGACCATCGAACCGGCGCTGCTGCTGAAGGGTGACGTCATG GTCAAGTGCTACCACAGGCGAGCCCAGAGCGCTGACAGAGACACCGTGTTCAGGTTGCAGTTTCACACCTGCACCATCCACGGATCTCAGCTCTGGTTCGGCAAAGGGGAGTTGGACGAAGCTTGTACTG ATGAGCGTTTTCCATCTGACGCCACAGTTGAGTTTGTCTTCTCCTCTGGACCTGAGAAAATCAAAG GCCGCGAGTACCAGAAGAACGACCCGGCTGTCACAGTCGACTACAACACAGCCGACCCTGTGGTCCGCTGGGATTCCTATGAGAACTTTAACCAGCGATACCAGGACAACCTGGAGG TCGATATTGCCCACACCCGAGGTCCCGTAGATGGAAGTCTCTACGCTCAGATAAAGAAGCGCCGAGGTCCCGGCTCCGGATCTCTCACCTCAACCAATGGCAGCAGCCCAGTGGCAGGCGTTGAGGAAGGCAGGCCAGGTCATGTCATCGTTCACGGTTCTGACTCCGCCCTCTCGGCCCATTCCGCCCATTTGAACCAATCGTCCGTCCATCCGGAGCGCCAGGAGGATCCCGTCCGTCCGCTGCCCCCGACccggcaggagagagaggagctggagcGTCTTCTCGGAGGCATAGAGGGGAACCGGGATGGAGAGCGAGAGACGGCCATCTTGGACGACGGAGAGTCTCTGCCCTCCGAGAGGAGCGGGACGCTGAGGCTTAGTCGGTCCTGCTCCTGCCGGACCGGGTACCGGTCCCAGCGTTGTGCCGAGCCCGGCTGCGACCGCACCCTCCTCATGCCCAATGGTTACTGCCTCGACCGGGCCCCCGGTACCAATGGGCACCATGGGGCGACCCCTTCTGCCAGCCCCAACCCAGCGTCTCCTCCCTCACACATGGATCTGTGCCAGCACTACAGCCCCCACTCCCACCAGTCCCTTCCGCCTCCAGATCTGGTGTGGGACCGCCAGAGTGGCCCGCCGCACTACCTGCACCGCTCCTGCTCGGAGGCTCCCTCATCTCGACATATCTGCCCCTACCCGTCGCCAGACCCTCACTCTCACAACCACCCGCATCACCACCCACTGTCGGCCCCGAGTCGCCTCTGCTGTCGAGAGGACGACTACGGCCCCTAtcaccaccctcctccacctcacagCCACCACCATCCCCACCTGCACCACCCCAAACCCTCCACCAGCCCGACCTACCACGACATAATGCTACTGGATGGCCTGCCCTCCCCCGGCTGCTCTTGCAGAGACTGCAGCATCAGGAGAGACGACTCGGCGGCCTATCAGAGCCTGAGGCTGGACCAAGGTGACGGCTTccactgggacagagaggcggAGCTTCAGCAGAGGGAGGTGGGGCTTAGGAGAGCCAGGGAGGCGGAGTTACCCAGAGGTTCAGAGCTCCACTGGGAGCGGGATCCTGGGCTGAGACGAGGCAGAGAGATGTCCCTCcactgggagagagacagggaggccGAGCTGCAGTGGGAGcgggacagagaggcagaaTATTGGCACAGGAGGGCCACCGTGGCCTCCTACGGCCCACAGGGCCACGATCTGCCGGCCTTCAACTTTGACCCCTTGCCGTCGGGTCACCCAGCTTACCCAGAGGCGTCGCGGTCCCATGCTCATTCCCACCTGGACCTGaagtacagcagcagcagcagcgggtaCCAAACTCCCCGCCAGGCGTGCCCCTGCTCGCCGTACCAGCCCTCACCGTCTGAAAGCCGGGGCTACGCCTCGGGCTACCAGTCCGAGTCCACGTCCCCACTGCCCCCGGCATCTTCCATGACGGGGCCCTGCAGCCATAGCAACGGGCCGGCAGACCACAACCATCACCATCCAGACTCACAGCAGTCATACGGCTCTGACTCACACACTG AAGGCCAAAGCGTGGGCTGGAGGGACCACATTACCCACGGTTCCTTTAGGAGGGTCCACAGAGACGGCCACGCCGCATGCTCCACGCCGTCTGACATGTCTGGACCTTCAACCCCCGTGCACACCAGCAGCCCTCTACGCACAGAGGAAAG CCCCAgtccaggagggagggagtaCGAGATCCGGACCACGGACATCATCGGCAGTGACTACGAGGCTCCCGGGCCGGAGGACGGACACTATCGCGCTGACCTCATCGCCCGGGAATCCCCGGAAAGCCAAAGAAGCAGCACAgggccgccgccgccaccggcCAGAGACGCGCagccacacacaaccacacctGCGCAGACGGAGCCGCCCCCCACCACGCCCCGCCTGCAGCACTGTTGCCCAAATACCCCGCCAGCATCGACGACGCAGAAACCGTCTCCTTTGGATTCTGCAACGACGACCACATCAACCCAGGGGCTCTGCCGGGCCCCCTCGTCCCCCATCCGGGCTCCGTCTGAACCCCAGCCTCTCGCTCTCCAGAGCCCCCATCCCTCAGAGGCTGCCGCTCTGCCTTCCACTGTGGCACAGGCGGTGCCCCAGCCTCAGACCCAAGGCAGCGGATTGGCAAGACCAGCACAGGTCACAGGGTCTTCTCCCACCGGGGAACCACACCCAGAAATCTCAAAACCCGTGTTGGTACTCAACGCAACGCCACACAACGCCACCTCTGCCCCCGCATCTCCAGCTTCACCTTCGTCCGCCCAGCCGGCCTCCAGCAGTATGGAGGGCTCCCCGGTCTCTGATGCGCCGGTTCCTGGCTTCGCCACTTTGAGTCGGAGGCTGATGCTGAGTGGGCCCGACCCCCACCACCCAAACCACATCCAGCAGCACGGGCCCCCGCACCACCACTACCCCGGCACGGAGCACAGCGCTGCTGGGCACACATCCGCTCCGGACCCCACCAAGAGGCCCTGCTACTCCGCTCACCCTCCTCAGCTCTCCCCGTCCTCTTACTCCAATTACTCCACCATCTCCatccccctccctcacccccaGCCGCCGCTGCCAGAGAAGCGCCACCTGCCCGTTCAGCCGGGCTCGCCCGGCGACGGCGCGGGAACGCTAAAGCCGGCCACGGGACACACGCCACCCTCCGCCGCCCAGCACCAGCTCCATGTCACCTTCTCTCCCACCGTGGGGGAAATTGTACCCCCCGCAGGCAAAAACGACGGAGTGCCGTCTGTGGAGAGTGAGAACGGGAATAGGGTCAGTGTGAAGTTCGTCCAGGACAGTTCAAGGTTCTGGTACAAGCCCGGAATCTCCAGAGAGCAAG CAATCGCAGCTCTGAAGGAGCGAGAGCCGGGGGCCTTCCTGATCCGGGACAGCAACTCTTTCCAGGGGGCCTACGGCCTGGCCCTGAAGGTGGCCACACCTCCTCCCAATGTCAACAACCACGGTGGCAAGG CGAGCGACCCTCTGGAACAGCTGGTCAGACACTTCCTCATCGAAACCGGCCCTCGAGGAGTGAAGATCAAAGGGTGCCAGAATGAGCCCTACTTTG GGAGTCTGTCTGCATTGGTCTACCAGCACTCCATCACGCCCATCTCTTTGCCCTGCGCCCTGAAGATCACAGAGAAAG ATCTTATAGGGGAGGTGCCGGAGGTTCAATCAGTGAATAACATCAGCACCGCTGCTGACCTGCTGAAACAAGGAGCAG cctGTAACGTCCTGTACCTGAACTCGGTGGAAACAGAGTCTCTAACCGGCCCCCAGGCCATCGCCAAGGCGACCGACTCGTCCTTGGGTCGTAACCCCCGCCCCGCCGCTACGGTGGTCCAGTTCAAGGTGACGTCTCAGGGCATCACGCTGACCGACAGCCAGCGCCG GGTTTTCTTCCGGAGACATTACCCAGTGGGCAGCGTGACCTTCAGCAGCATCGACCCCAAGGACCGGAG gGTGTTCGGTTTCGTGGCCAAGAAGCCGGGCAGTTTGGCCGAGAACGTCTGCCACCTGTTTGCCGAGTTGGACCCCGAGCAGCCCGCCTCCGCCATCGTCAACTTCATCAACAAGGTCATGTTGTCTCAGCGCCGGTAG